A DNA window from Vigna unguiculata cultivar IT97K-499-35 chromosome 10, ASM411807v1, whole genome shotgun sequence contains the following coding sequences:
- the LOC114167112 gene encoding pentatricopeptide repeat-containing protein At3g54980, mitochondrial, giving the protein MRKRFLSIVSSNPPENLSPLSQFFSIPTDSDHFPEKIVSTSNVSEKTPLEAQSTEPRRIPSQNEVLDTLLLHKADPRSALVFFKKVERQRGFLKTVDVLCLLLQILASSPDTHKDAKYLLNNYVFGDSAPSAKVLVEHLVECAGRYGFELSDSRVFNYLLNSYARANKITDAVECFRTMLEHGVLPWVPIVNILLTAMVRRNMADNVRQLYDEMGERELYGDCYTLHILMRACLKGGRFADAWKYFEDGVGRGLKLDAAAYSIVIQAVCRVPDLNLACTLLKKMKELGWVPSEGTYVAVIGACVRQGNFVEALRLKDEMVSNGVPMNVVVATSLIKGHCMQGDVNSALRMFDEVVEAGVTPNVSIFSVLIDWCSKIGNVDKANELYTRMKLVGLQPTVFIVNFLLKGFRKKNLLENAYTLLDEAVENGIASVVTYNIVLLWLCELGKVNEACNLWDKMIGKGITPSLVSYNHMILGHCKAGCMDDAYNVMNDIIKTGLKPNVITYTILMEGFSKKGDCDRASDVFDQMVAADVVPTDYTFNTIMKGLCKVGRLSEAKDKLNTFIEQGFIPTSMTYNCIINGFVKEGAIDSAESAYREMCENGISPNVITCTSLINGFFKSNKIDLALKMYDDMKNKDLELDITAYSALIDGFCKMQDMENASKIFSELLEAGLTPNTIVYNSMISGFRNVNNMEAALNLHKEMINSKIPCDIQIYTSLIGGLLKEGKLSFALDLYSEMLSMGIVPDIVMYTVLINGLCNQGQLEKAGKILKEMDGNSITPTVLLYNTLIAVHFKEGNLQEAFRLHDEMLDKGLVPDDTTYDILVNGKVKRSYALIGA; this is encoded by the coding sequence ATGCGAAAGAGGTTTCTCAGCATCGTTTCCTCAAATCCTCCAGAGAACCTTAGCCCATTATCTCAGTTCTTCTCAATTCCCACGGACTCTGACCATTTTCCCGAGAAAATCGTTTCAACCTCCAATGTTTCCGAGAAAACCCCCCTGGAAGCCCAATCTACCGAACCCCGTCGGATTCCGTCGCAAAATGAAGTCTTGGACACCCTCTTGCTCCACAAAGCCGACCCCAGATCGGCGTTGGTGTTCTTCAAAAAAGTAGAGAGACAACGAGGGTTTTTAAAAACCGTTGATGTTTTGTGCTTGTTGCTTCAGATTCTCGCTTCAAGCCCCGACACTCACAAAGATGCCAAGTATTTGCTCAATAACTATGTGTTTGGAGATTCAGCCCCTAGTGCGAAGGTGCTGGTGGAACACTTGGTGGAGTGTGCGGGAAGGTACGGTTTTGAATTATCTGATTCAAGGGTTTTCAATTATCTGTTGAATAGTTATGCTAGAGCTAATAAGATAACGGACGCTGTTGAGTGCTTTAGAACCATGTTAGAGCACGGCGTGCTTCCTTGGGTTCCAATTGTGAACATACTTTTGACTGCCATGGTTAGGAGAAACATGGCTGATAATGTGCGCCAACTGTATGATGAAATGGGTGAGAGAGAACTTTATGGCGATTGCTATACCCTGCATATTTTAATGCGTGCGTGTTTGAAGGGAGGGAGGTTTGCGGACGCTTGGAAGTACTTCGAAGATGGGGTGGGTAGAGGATTGAAGCTTGACGCGGCTGCCTATAGTATTGTTATTCAGGCTGTTTGTAGGGTGCCGGACTTGAATTTGGCGTGTACGCTgttgaagaagatgaaggagtTGGGATGGGTGCCATCTGAGGGTACTTATGTGGCTGTGATCGGTGCTTGTGTCAGGCAGGGGAACTTTGTAGAGGCCTTGAGGCTCAAGGATGAAATGGTGAGTAACGGTGTGCCTATGAATGTAGTTGTTGCGACTAGCTTGATTAAAGGGCATTGTATGCAAGGGGATGTGAATAGTGCATTGCGGATGTTTGATGAAGTTGTTGAGGCTGGTGTTACTCCCAATGTGTCTATTTTTTCGGTTTTGATAGATTGGTGTTCTAAGATTGGGAATGTAGACAAGGCCAATGAACTTTACACCAGAATGAAACTCGTGGGCCTCCAACCCACTGTCTTTATTGTGAATTTTCTGTTGAAAGGATTCCGGAAAAAGAACTTGCTAGAAAATGCATATACATTGCTTGATGAGGCAGTTGAAAATGGAATTGCTAGTGTTGTTACATATAACATTGTTTTATTGTGGCTCTGCGAATTGGGCAAGGTTAATGAGGCTTGCAATTTGTGGGACAAGATGATTGGTAAGGGTATTACGCCTTCACTAGTTTCTTACAACCACATGATCCTTGGTCACTGCAAAGCAGGCTGCATGGATGACGCATATAATGTGATGAATGATATTATTAAAACTGGCTTAAAACCGAATGTCATCACATACACAATTTTGATGGAAGGATTTTCTAAAAAGGGTGATTGTGATCGTGCTTCTGATGTGTTTGATCAAATGGTGGCTGCAGATGTTGTGCCTACTGACTACACATTTAACACAATTATGAAAGGCTTATGTAAAGTTGGCCGACTGTCTGAGGCAAAGGATAAGTTGAACACTTTTATCGAGCAGGGTTTTATTCCCACATCTATGACTTATAATTGCATCATAAATGGATTTGTCAAGGAAGGTGCGATTGATTCTGCAGAGTCTGCCTATAGGGAGATGTGTGAAAATGGAATTTCACCAAATGTCATCACTTGTACTAGTTTGATTAATGGATTTTTCAAAAGTAACAAGATTGATCTTGCTTTGAAAATGTATGATGATATGAAAAACAAGGATTTGGAATTGGATATTACTGCATATAGTGCTCTCATTGATGGTTTCTGCAAAATGCAAGACATGGAAAATGCAAGCAAAATCTTCTCTGAACTTTTGGAGGCTGGTTTGACTCCAAATACAATTGTTTATAACAGCATGATTAGTGGCTTCAGAAATGTGAATAATATGGAAGCAGCACTTAACCTACACAAGGAAATGATAAATAGTAAGATTCCATGTGATATACAAATATACACCTCACTGATCGGTGGCCTACTAAAAGAGGGTAAATTAAGTTTTGCCTTAGATCTTTACTCAGAGATGCTTTCCATGGGTATTGTGCCTGATATCGTCATGTACACTGTTCTGATAAATGGACTCTGTAACCAGGGACAACTAGAAAAGGCGGGCAAGATTCTAAAGGAAATGGATGGGAATAGTATAACTCCTACTGTTCTTCTGTATAACACTTTAATTGCTGTACATtttaaggagggcaatctacaAGAGGCTTTTAGGCTGCATGATGAGATGCTTGATAAAGGTCTGGTGCCTGATGACACTACGTATGATATTCTTGTAAATGGAAAGGTAAAAAGATCATACGCTCTGATTGGAGCTTAA